A section of the Mastomys coucha isolate ucsf_1 unplaced genomic scaffold, UCSF_Mcou_1 pScaffold15, whole genome shotgun sequence genome encodes:
- the Commd9 gene encoding COMM domain-containing protein 9 isoform X2: MAALTAEHFVALQSLLKASSKDVVRQLCQESFSSSALDSKKLLDDTCSSLSVTQEEAEQLLQALHHFTRLVAFRDLTSAEAILALFPENFHQNLKNLLTKIILEHISTWRTEAQANQISLPRLVDLDWRVDIKTSSDNISRMAVPTCLLQMKIQEDPSLCGEKPSISAVTMELSKETLDTMLDGLGRIRDQLSAVANK, from the exons GCCTCCTCAAAAGACGTCGTCAGACAACTGTGCCAAGAAAGCTTCTCCAGCTCAGCCCTTGACTCAAAGAAGCTCCTGGATGATACATGTTCCAGCTTGTCTGTGAcccaggaggaggcagagcaa CTGCTCCAGGCTCTGCACCACTTCACTAGGCTGGTGGCCTTCCGTGACCTGACCTCTGCTGAGGCGATTCTGGCTCTCTTTCCAGAAAATTTCCACCAAAACCTCAAAAACCTGCTGACAAAAATCATCCTGGAGCACAT ATCGACTTGGAGAACTGAAGCCCAGGCAAACCAGA TCTCTCTGCCACGCCTGGTGGACCTGGACTGGAGAGTGGATATCAAAACCTCCTCTGACAACATCAGCCGCATGGCTGTCCCCACCTGCCTGCTCCAGATGAAG ATCCAGGAGGATCCTAGCCTGTGTGGAGAGAAACCCTCCATCTCGGCTGTGACCATGGAGCTGAGCAAAGAAACGCTGGACACCATGTTAGATGGGCTGGGTCGCATTCGGGACCAGCTTTCTGCTGTAGCTAATAAATAA
- the Commd9 gene encoding COMM domain-containing protein 9 isoform X1 has protein sequence MAALTAEHFVALQSLLKASSKDVVRQLCQESFSSSALDSKKLLDDTCSSLSVTQEEAEQVRVLLQALHHFTRLVAFRDLTSAEAILALFPENFHQNLKNLLTKIILEHISTWRTEAQANQISLPRLVDLDWRVDIKTSSDNISRMAVPTCLLQMKIQEDPSLCGEKPSISAVTMELSKETLDTMLDGLGRIRDQLSAVANK, from the exons GCCTCCTCAAAAGACGTCGTCAGACAACTGTGCCAAGAAAGCTTCTCCAGCTCAGCCCTTGACTCAAAGAAGCTCCTGGATGATACATGTTCCAGCTTGTCTGTGAcccaggaggaggcagagcaagTACGTGTG CTGCTCCAGGCTCTGCACCACTTCACTAGGCTGGTGGCCTTCCGTGACCTGACCTCTGCTGAGGCGATTCTGGCTCTCTTTCCAGAAAATTTCCACCAAAACCTCAAAAACCTGCTGACAAAAATCATCCTGGAGCACAT ATCGACTTGGAGAACTGAAGCCCAGGCAAACCAGA TCTCTCTGCCACGCCTGGTGGACCTGGACTGGAGAGTGGATATCAAAACCTCCTCTGACAACATCAGCCGCATGGCTGTCCCCACCTGCCTGCTCCAGATGAAG ATCCAGGAGGATCCTAGCCTGTGTGGAGAGAAACCCTCCATCTCGGCTGTGACCATGGAGCTGAGCAAAGAAACGCTGGACACCATGTTAGATGGGCTGGGTCGCATTCGGGACCAGCTTTCTGCTGTAGCTAATAAATAA